The genomic window GATATTATGATCCCCGAGAAGAGGGTTCGTATTATAGTAGGTTTGTTTTCCATTTCTAGGTTCCATCCTTTTCTTGGAAAATTCTACTTCCATTTTCCCATCGGCCTAGAATTGCCTTTCCTTCTCCTTGATTTTCGGAAAACAACTTTCGAGTAAGAAACCGAAGTTATAATAATACAAAAATCAAAAGGAGAAGGAAAGGTAATTCTAGGCCGatgggaaaatgaaaaaaaaaatctcGGAAAAAAGGATGGGACCTAAAACAAACCTACTATAATACAAACCTCTTCTCGGAGATCATAATGTCAAATTGCTTTCTTACTCGAAAGTTGTTGCGTGGTACTTGAAAGTACTGAATAGATAAGCGCTTGGGCCAGGTACAATTGAACGAAAAGAAGCAAACTACCGTTGTTTTAGGAGGTATGGGAGGGCGGAGACCGATCGAGAGAAGTGTCTTTTCTTGCCTATCTGGATATATTGGATCCTTCCTATGACGTCTTTTCCTCCATCTATCTCCTACGCTACGCATGGAGTTAGCACATTCTATGAACCGGTCCTGGGTCTCCTTCTTTCTATGTACAGACATTAGGAGGTTCTGCTTTCTATTTATAGCTACTGGATCGTAGTATTTCCTAAGAAAATAGGATGCGCGAAACGTAGTTCCAATACCTCTAATGTGGTCCACCCTAAGAGCAAGCCAAAATTCGAGGTGAATGAAAGGGCAACTGCAGTTCGGCTTTTGATTGGCTTCAACACAACTTATCTTTTAGAGTAATACGATGCCACTACTTTCACTTTAATCATTCAAGTTGGATAAAAGGATAGGGACAGGGATTTTCTTCTTGATCCAGTCGGTACTCTTCTCTTGAATTGTGGGGTGGCCAAAACATCTTGTACCTTTCCCAATACTTGACCTTCGATGCAATTGTTTACTGGTCTAGTTTTGACGATGGAATGAATCTACTTTTGACTTGTCCTCCATATGCAATAGTTTGATTGTCATGTTTAAAGAATGCTGGAAGAGAAGGTGAACCTCAGAGGCAGAAGGTAGAAAAACGATTTCATCATCTTATGAAAGGCATTTCTATTTTGGTAGACCATTGGGGCAGAAGGAACACTCACCGTAGGCAATTCATAACTCTATAGATCCAAACCTTTGAGGTAGGCATTGACCATTTGGTATCGTCACTAGTTCGGGTATAGGTAGACGTGAAGCTACATCAAAAATTGTCATTTTATAGATAGCTTAAGTTTGATACCTTCACAAATCCCCATCGTTGACTGAGATGGAGGTAATCTAACCATTGGAATATTTCCTTTCTGAAACCTGCTATCTCTCCCTTCTATCGGCTCACAACTTTTGAATCAATTCTTCGATAAGGCTGGATGGCCAAGGCGCACTTTCGAGACTAGGACTCTCAGGTGGGTAAGATTCGGAAAACAGAAAATCTAACCTGAATTACTGCTTATCCTTAGGCTGCTGCTCTGTACAGGAACTCTGAACTTAAACTAATAGCTTCCTTGGTCTCTGAACAGAGCACTACACTAGATGAGGGGATCGATGGATGTGCACCTTTTAGGGGAAGAATACCACAATCCTTCTTTGCTTATCAGCTTGCATGCTCAACTTCATTTCGCAAGAAATCATCATAGCACTCAGTCTTTGCAAACCACTATAATAGCTATTTCCTAAATTCTCATGTTTATATTTCAGATTAGACCCAATAATGTCACCTTTATAGGTGTGTTGTCAGCCTGTGCTCACAATGGGTTAGTTGATGATGGGCAGCGATATTGGTCtactatgcaagaaatgggaattaaagCTTCAATGGAGAACTATGGTTGCATGGTTGACCTTCTCTGCCGTTCTGGCCTTTTGGATGAAGCTTATTCATTTGTTACAAGCATTTGGAGGAATCTTCTTGTGGCGAGTAAAAGTTCGAACAGAACTGATATAGTAGGATTGGCTTCTAAAAAGCTCTTTGAGTTGGAACCTCAGAATCCAGAGAACTATGTTCTCCTCTCCAATTTGTATGCGTTGAACTCCCAGTGGGACAGAGTGAGGTATATGAGGAAAAAGATGAAGGACAACAATGTTACTGTCGTTGCTGGCTGTAGTTCAATTGAAATAAATAGCTATCTGCACAAATTTGTGGTGAGTGATGGTTCACACCCTGAAATCAAGGAGATAAGAGTGGTATTGAGGGAAATAGCTGACCGGGTTCTACGATCTGGCCATAAGCCTTGGACTGCGGCCGTTCTACATGATGTTGGTGAAGAGGAAAAAGAAATTGCACTTTGTGAGCATAGTGAAAGGTTAGCCATCGCATATGGGTTGCTGAAGACAAAAGCACCTCATGTCATTCGGGTGGTAAAGAACTTGAGATTTTGTCCGGATTGCCATGAAGTGTCAAAAATAATAAGTAAATCATATGGCCGAGAAATCATTGTCAGGGACCGTGTTCGTTTCCATAGATTTATTGGAGGAAGTTGTTCTTGCAAGGACTTTTGGTGATTGCGTAACGCATTGAATCACTTATATCTGATTATCCAAAGCCCGGGAGATGTGATGCCTTAAAAGGAAAATTGTTCGAGAATTGATGAAAGGGACTTGTGCAGATCATGGGGGTTCCAATGTTACTGAAATAAATTTTACATCATCGAGGTACTCCTTTTTCCTTACCAGAATTCGCTGGTTTGTCCTGTCGTTTGTATCTCCGGTGTGAATGCCTAGTGTTATCTAACCAGAAAACAAGCTTACATTAGTGATAGCGTGCATGTTGTATCAACCTAAAAGAGAAAGAGATGGCGACTGCATTGCTGTCATAGCTTTTTTTAAACGTCTCTGTCCATGCATTATCAAAGATTGGTTGCGTTGCTCATTACACAATCTATACATGTTGGCCAATTTAAATGTTTACTTGTTTACTTATTATTTTTGCCACTTCATGGCAATCTGGGCAAAATCTCAAGTTCTTTCACTATGCTCACCATCTCCTCTTCACCAACATCAGGCTTACGGCCAGACCGTAGCACCCGATCAGCTCCCTCAGCACCAATCTTATCTCCTTGGTTTCATGGTGTGAACCATCACTCATTACATATATCTGATTATACAAGGCCCTGGAGATGTGATGCCTTGAAAGGAAAATTATTCCAGGAGTGATGAAAGGGACTTGCGCAGATTACGGGGGTTCCATTGTTACTAAACATTTTTTACATTCATCGAGGTACTCTTCTTCTTACCAGAATGCGATGTTGCGTCCCGTCGTCTGTATCTCCAGTGCTAGTGCATTGTATTGTCTAACTACAAAACAAGCTACATTAGTGATAGACTGGATGTTGTAAAGAGAAAGAGAAGGCGACGGCATTGCTGTCATGGCTTGTTTAAATGTCTCTGTCCATTGCGTTAATAAAGGCCGGTTGCGTTACTCATTACACCATTTATAAGTCAAAGTTGGAACTATCATTGGATGCACATGCACCTAAAAGATTGATTAATGTTTACTTGTTTCTTTATGCCAATATGGCCACTTCAGGGGCACCGTGATGCTCAGTCCTACACCCTCCACAATCCACATGGTGTGCTCCCAGCCCCAGCAGGCAACAGGGTCCCAAAGGTCCAACACTGTGCAAGAGCGGGCTTGTTCAGGCTACCCAAGGTCGGCATACCGGTGGAACATGTCGTGTTTGCCAGGCAAAGGTGGCTGAGGAGCATGTCGTCGTGGTCTGTCGTGTTTGCCAGTCAAAGGTGGTGGAGGAACATGTCGTGATCCAAAGCTCTCGTGCCGGCTGTTGACCGGAACTGGAAGCAACGATCGTAAGTTCATAACCATATTGCTTGGCTTTGACGGCACGATTGAGCTTTTCGTGTCCATGGAGACAGTCAGAGATGGCAGCTTGGCGCAGCAAAAGAGCAGACGAGAACCGAAGCTAAGAATACTGAAATGTTGTGTATTTCATTTTACACTGGGGAAGTGGTTACATCCACAGATACATTGTTACCATTTGTTACCATTTGTTACATCCCTCCATGTGTTACTTTACTAAAGTCATTGTCTGATCCATGAAGGAATCAGTTTTTTTTTGGCGGGGCATGAGGGAATCAGCTTAACTGATGTAATAATACCCAAACTCAAAACATAAAACAGAATGCACACGCATAACATGCTTATTACTCAAATTACACACATAACATGCTTATATATTACATAAATAAATGAGCAAAACAGTTTTTTATTTTAATAATAAGGAAAGACAGTTAATAATCTCAACGATCGTGCATACGTCAACCAAAGAATTTTCAAAACCATGCCCACTGATGTCCAAACAAAAGTTCATAGATCAAACACCATCCAACATGAAAGCCTTGCTGATAACCAAAAGCACGGCAGTGAATAGCGCAGGAGTCTCCGCGATATGCTCAAGAAGCAAGTTGGTTCTGACTCAAGAAGGAAAACATCCCTTTGTACTTGGCAGCCACGAATTGGCGTGATAGCATGCTTATCGGCGGCTCCTTGCAGCAGCTGGAGCTACGCTTGATCTGTTCCATGGCCTTCATGCTTATCGGCGGCTCCTTGCAGCAGCTGGAACTGCGTTTGATCTGTTCCATGGCCTTCAGTACAGGTACGGGGGGCATGGCTTCTTCCACGGCGGCACTAGCCAGTGGCTGCCACGGCGATAACTTGTGATATTCAGGAACACTAGTGTCAGTTCTGCTGGTAATGCTGCTGCCATATGCCTTCCGATGTTGAGGATCACTAGTGTCGGTTCTGCTGCTGCCGCCATTGCTACTGCGGTAGGAAGGTTTCTTATCtctcttgctgctgctgctgctgctgtggtgagaatgcttcttttcctttttgctgccactgctgctgcggctgctgctgccgctgccgccctTTGGGGGCTTGTATTTGTAGTGGCTCTTCCTTGAACTTCTCTGGTGTGGCTCCACTGTGTGTGAGTCAGAAGTAACAGGAGGATCATATACGTCAGGGGCCCATGAAACACTCAACTTTGTCACAATTCCCCGCTTTGCACGGCTTCCTTTCATTGCGGAAACCAACAGTTGAGTCCCCTGCATATACAGAACATTTAACACATCACCATCCAAGTAGAGAACAGAACATTTAGCACAAGCAATAACACTGAGGTCATACTCATTTTCAGAATTCAGAGCAACAGTCAGACAATAATAAATGAAAAAAATATTAAGAAATAAGAGTAGAAAAAATAACATCATTCTCGGGTCAATTCAAACAATTATCAAAGATGACGAGATCGTATCAGCACAATCAATTTACCCGTACAATGACAAGATATGATACCTCCTAACAGGTATAAGAAGGAGCAGCAAATCATAAGAGCAGAATTACATTTAGCTACCCAAAATTCTAAATGACAGGTAATAATATGTTCTAAGAAGCAAGAGTCAATATGTCAAAAACTAAGCATCCAACACTTATAGCACATTTTTATATGAAGAGCCGCATAGCGATTGGCAAGATAAGACAGATTAGGAAGAGTCCATGCGTGTACTGCAATCAAATACTCACAGTGGTTGAGGAATTTCCATTCTCTGAATTTCCAGTTGATGATTCAGACGCATTCCCAGCAGTGAAGGCTGACGATGTGACCACTTCAGTGTCAATATCAACCAAATCATCAGCCGAATCTGATTCTATAGAAAGTGAATCCCCATTTTCGTCAGAGTCTTCACTCAGATCTGTctcttcatcatcattgtcattatAGACACGCATCACCTCAGCAAGAGCCAAACTGATTTCCTTGACAACCAAATCATCTTTCACACATGCTATTCCAGCTTCAAACTTTTCATCTTCAGGGAGAGCACAAGAGCTGTGCTCAAAACCTGCTTTTCCACAGGTGCTGCGGCTGAGACATGAGCTGCTGCTCACACCTTCAGCACTGCAGTCTACCAAAGGTCCGCCCATCCACAAGCTAAATCCGAAGTTCAGAAGAGAACTTCCTGCTTAGCAGGGAAAAACaaaaattagaatagaacaagtaAGGACTTCTTAAGGACCACGCCCTAGTTTACTAGATAAAGTTAATAAGACCATATGATAGAAATAGGTGCACATATATTGCTCATATTTAAGTTCATTCGATCTGAGGCAACATTTCTAGCAAAACAGGTAAACCAaaaatctactactccctccgatccatattagttgtagctgaaacggatgtatctagatgtattttagtgctagatacatccatttgagtgacaactaatatggatcagagggagtagcaGTATTTTATAAAGAAACTAATCACAAAACATGTTTAAAGCCTAAGGGCATTCACTCCATGATATAATTAAAGAGTCTAACTGCATAAGACAACAAATATTCGAAAGGAACGTAATTCCACCattaatatgtactccctccgtccggaaaaacttgtcatcaaaatggacaaaaaggagtgtatctagaactaaaatacatctagatacatccccttttattcattttgatgacaagtatttccggacggagggagtacacaatttCATTGCATTTGCAATTCCACCAGAAGGGTAAACTGGCATATTTTCACACATAGAAAAAATGACCTGGCAAAACTTTCCCATACCTCTTTCCTCGGAGAGACAGCAATCACAACCTCCAACAGGCCAAATCGCTCTGGATCGGACCTGGTGATCGAACACAGACACAGACACCAAACCCGCGCGAACACAAAAGGCAGAGATGTAACACAGAGCCCTCACAACCAGACAATCCTCAGGACGAGCACAAGGAGCAGATCGAACCGAAGGTCGTGGGCAACGAGGGGGAGGCAAACGTCAGAGGCAATTACTACGATTAccaatactactactactaaaacgATGCGAGGAGGAGAGCTTGAGGCGGTGCGAGCAGGGGAAGAAGGAGGCCTCGGAGTTCCCGGACGCGACGGCGCGGAGGCTGGTGGGGTACGCGGCTGGCGCCGCAGACATCCTGTCCGCGCGGTGGGCGCCGCAACGCTGCGGTGCCGCCTAGATATCCAACTTGTCGGGTTCCGGCGACCGGGGACGACGGCGGGCGGAGAGGAGGGGCGGCGGGAGATACGACGAGAGGGCGCTGTCACGCCCTGCTTGTGGGTCGGCCTCACCGGAGGTAGGATTTGGTGCCGGAGAGAACGAGGTCGACGGCGAGCGCGGCGAGGCGAGGGATTTGGGGATCGGATCAGGACGGAGGCTGAGATTACGGAACGGGAGCGGGTGTGCGTGGATTGGCTATTGGTGCGGCGAGAGGGCGGAGCGGGTCGGGCCCCGGGGTTATATACCGTGCGGCCTGACGGGTGGGGCCTGGGTACGGGCAAATGGAAGTGGGTGACAGGCTGGGCGCCAACGCGCGGGGCCCGGCTGCAGCGGGGGGTGGCCGGGTCAACAGGTACAGCGCGGCGGGAATAAGGTGCGGCACGGAAGGCGCGCCACGTCGGCCGGGCGCCCGGGGAAAATTCAGACGGGGGTGGCGggcggcaaatttgacaaatttaacCCATAGAGAGCTAGGCGCCATATtgtacagtgtagcgcctagctcctGGGCGTTacactagtgcagcgcctagctcccaggcgttgcactagtgcagcgcctgagaactaggcgccacgggtcagccgtgtgaaatagtttcacgctcagttcattctgtgatttgatttcgtctataggtcaaatttgttAAATTTGCCGTGGCGGGCAGGCGGGGGAGAGGCTGTTCCCGTACGAGTACTCGTACTCGTCCCGTTTTGGACCGGGCAGGAGAGTGATGAGCCGGCGGGTACGATCGGCGCGGCTATTTTGCGATCGGGATCTTTTCCTGGCCCGTTTTGGGGGTGTCACGTCTGATGCGTGACGAGTGATTATTTCGGCCTTGCTGTGCCTGTTGACAGGTACCTGCTCCGTGGCCTTCGGCGTCGCTGCCGGGTGCTTGCTATGCCGGCTTCGCCGACTCACGCGACCGGCgacccttcgccgccgccgcctcgcacgAGGACATGTGTTGAACGTTGTACGTGCACATCTATTGTTTTTCTAGTTAATTGAAGCTCTTTGGTCAACTGACTGAAACATTCTAATAACTTCTAAGATGATATCGAAACCGAGACCG from Triticum aestivum cultivar Chinese Spring chromosome 3B, IWGSC CS RefSeq v2.1, whole genome shotgun sequence includes these protein-coding regions:
- the LOC123071175 gene encoding protein rtoA — encoded protein: MGGPLVDCSAEGVSSSSCLSRSTCGKAGFEHSSCALPEDEKFEAGIACVKDDLVVKEISLALAEVMRVYNDNDDEETDLSEDSDENGDSLSIESDSADDLVDIDTEVVTSSAFTAGNASESSTGNSENGNSSTTGTQLLVSAMKGSRAKRGIVTKLSVSWAPDVYDPPVTSDSHTVEPHQRSSRKSHYKYKPPKGGSGSSSRSSSGSKKEKKHSHHSSSSSSKRDKKPSYRSSNGGSSRTDTSDPQHRKAYGSSITSRTDTSVPEYHKLSPWQPLASAAVEEAMPPVPVLKAMEQIKRSSSCCKEPPISMKAMEQIKRSSSCCKEPPISMLSRQFVAAKYKGMFSFLSQNQLAS